A single region of the Epinephelus moara isolate mb chromosome 14, YSFRI_EMoa_1.0, whole genome shotgun sequence genome encodes:
- the ttc8 gene encoding tetratricopeptide repeat protein 8 isoform X2, protein MEVTMDPLFLAWSYFRRRKLQQCSDICTKILQDNPYDQAAWSLKTRALTEMVYIDEIEVDQEGIAEMMLDESSIAQVARPGTSLRLPGTSQGGGPTAAVRPMTQSGRPITGFVRPSTQSGRPGTMEQAIKTPRTASTARPVTSASGRFIRLGTASMLTNPEGPFINLSRLNLAKYSQKPNLSRTLFEYIFHHENDVKNALDLAAQATEHAQFKDWWWKVQLGKCYYRLGLYREAEKQFRSALNHQEVVDTYLYLAKVYQRLDQPITALNLFKQGLDHFPGEVTLLTGIARIHEEMNNISSATEYYKDVLKQDNTHVEAIACIGSNHFYTDQPEIALRFYRRLLQMGVYNCQLYNNLGLCCFYAQQYDMTLSSFERALALVANDEEQADVWYNIGHVAVGIGDLTLAYQCFKLALAFNNDHAEAYNNLAVLELRKGRIEQSKAFLQTAASLAPHMYEPHFNFSILSEKIGDLQSSYTAAQKSEDSFPEHVDTQQLLKQLRQHFAVL, encoded by the exons ATGGAGGTGACGATGGACCCTTTGTTTCTGGCGTGGAGCTATTTCAGGAGGCGAAAACTCCAACAATGTTCAGATATTTGCACAAAAATATTACAAGACAACCCGTACGACCAG GCTGCATGGAGCTTGAAAACCCGTGCTCTTACAGAGATGGTATACATAGATGAAATTGAGGTCGACCAGGAGGGGATTGCTGAGATGATGCTGGATGAGAGCTCAATTGCTCAAGTTGCAC GACCTGGAACATCACTGAGGCTCCCTGGAACAAGTCAGGGTGGAGGTCCCACAGCGGCTGTCAG GCCTATGACACAATCAGGGCGTCCCATCACAGGATTTGTAAGACCCAGCACACAATCAGGGCGTCCTGGGACAATGGAGCAGGCCATCAAGACCCCACGCACTGCAAGCACTGCTCGTCCTGTCACTAGCGCCTCTGGCAGATTTATCCGTCTGGGAACT GCTTCAATGTTAACCAATCCAGAAGGACCATTTATAAACTTGTCGAGACTAAATCTGGCCAAGTATTCCCAAAAGCCCAATCTATCCAGG ACACTGTTTGAGTACATCTTCCATCACGAAAATGATGTAAAAAAT GCTTTAGATTTGGCTGCTCAAGCTACTGAACATGCTCAATTCAAAGACTGGTGGTGGAAAGTTCAGCTGGGGAAATGCTACTACAG GCTTGGTTTATATCGAGAAGCAGAAAAACAGTTTAGATCAGCTCTCAACCACCAAGAGGTGGTGGATACATATCTCTACCTTGCAAAG GTATATCAACGTCTGGATCAACCAATAACCGCTCTCAACCTTTTCAAGCAAGGCCTTGACCACTTTCCTGGTGAGGTTACTCTGCTAACAGGAATTGCTCGCATACATGAG GAGATGAACAACATCTCATCAGCCACAGAGTATTACAAAGATGTCCTGAAGCAGGACAACACTCATGTGGAGGCCATAGCCTGTATAGGCAGCAATCACTTCTACACCGATCAACCCGAGATCGCCCTGCGCTTCTACAG ACGGCTACTCCAGATGGGGGTGTATAACTGCCAGCTGTACAACAACCTGGGCTTGTGCTGCTTTTACGCCCAGCAGTACGACATGACTCTGTCCTCATTTGAGAGGGCTCTGGCCCTGGTGGCCAATGATGAAGAGCAGGCTGATGTATGGTACAACATAGGTCACGTGGCTGTG GGCATAGGGGACTTGACACTGGCCTACCAGTGTTTTAAACTGGCTTTAGCTTTTAATAATGACCATGCTGAGGCCTACAACAACCTGGCTGTGCTGGAGCTGCGCAAAGGTCGCATTGAACAG TCTAAAGCCTTCCTGCAGACTGCTGCATCACTGGCCCCTCACATGTATGAGCCACACTTCAATTTCTCCATTCTCTCTGAAAAG ATTGGAGACCTTCAAAGCAGCTACACTGCCGCCCAAAAGTCTGAGGACTCCTTTCCAGAGCATGTCGACACTCAGCAGCTTCTTAAACAACTTCGGCAGCACTTTGCAGTCCTGTGA
- the ttc8 gene encoding tetratricopeptide repeat protein 8 isoform X1, with the protein MEVTMDPLFLAWSYFRRRKLQQCSDICTKILQDNPYDQDSSLPISEAAWSLKTRALTEMVYIDEIEVDQEGIAEMMLDESSIAQVARPGTSLRLPGTSQGGGPTAAVRPMTQSGRPITGFVRPSTQSGRPGTMEQAIKTPRTASTARPVTSASGRFIRLGTASMLTNPEGPFINLSRLNLAKYSQKPNLSRTLFEYIFHHENDVKNALDLAAQATEHAQFKDWWWKVQLGKCYYRLGLYREAEKQFRSALNHQEVVDTYLYLAKVYQRLDQPITALNLFKQGLDHFPGEVTLLTGIARIHEEMNNISSATEYYKDVLKQDNTHVEAIACIGSNHFYTDQPEIALRFYRRLLQMGVYNCQLYNNLGLCCFYAQQYDMTLSSFERALALVANDEEQADVWYNIGHVAVGIGDLTLAYQCFKLALAFNNDHAEAYNNLAVLELRKGRIEQSKAFLQTAASLAPHMYEPHFNFSILSEKIGDLQSSYTAAQKSEDSFPEHVDTQQLLKQLRQHFAVL; encoded by the exons ATGGAGGTGACGATGGACCCTTTGTTTCTGGCGTGGAGCTATTTCAGGAGGCGAAAACTCCAACAATGTTCAGATATTTGCACAAAAATATTACAAGACAACCCGTACGACCAG GACTCCTCCTTACCTATCTCAGAG GCTGCATGGAGCTTGAAAACCCGTGCTCTTACAGAGATGGTATACATAGATGAAATTGAGGTCGACCAGGAGGGGATTGCTGAGATGATGCTGGATGAGAGCTCAATTGCTCAAGTTGCAC GACCTGGAACATCACTGAGGCTCCCTGGAACAAGTCAGGGTGGAGGTCCCACAGCGGCTGTCAG GCCTATGACACAATCAGGGCGTCCCATCACAGGATTTGTAAGACCCAGCACACAATCAGGGCGTCCTGGGACAATGGAGCAGGCCATCAAGACCCCACGCACTGCAAGCACTGCTCGTCCTGTCACTAGCGCCTCTGGCAGATTTATCCGTCTGGGAACT GCTTCAATGTTAACCAATCCAGAAGGACCATTTATAAACTTGTCGAGACTAAATCTGGCCAAGTATTCCCAAAAGCCCAATCTATCCAGG ACACTGTTTGAGTACATCTTCCATCACGAAAATGATGTAAAAAAT GCTTTAGATTTGGCTGCTCAAGCTACTGAACATGCTCAATTCAAAGACTGGTGGTGGAAAGTTCAGCTGGGGAAATGCTACTACAG GCTTGGTTTATATCGAGAAGCAGAAAAACAGTTTAGATCAGCTCTCAACCACCAAGAGGTGGTGGATACATATCTCTACCTTGCAAAG GTATATCAACGTCTGGATCAACCAATAACCGCTCTCAACCTTTTCAAGCAAGGCCTTGACCACTTTCCTGGTGAGGTTACTCTGCTAACAGGAATTGCTCGCATACATGAG GAGATGAACAACATCTCATCAGCCACAGAGTATTACAAAGATGTCCTGAAGCAGGACAACACTCATGTGGAGGCCATAGCCTGTATAGGCAGCAATCACTTCTACACCGATCAACCCGAGATCGCCCTGCGCTTCTACAG ACGGCTACTCCAGATGGGGGTGTATAACTGCCAGCTGTACAACAACCTGGGCTTGTGCTGCTTTTACGCCCAGCAGTACGACATGACTCTGTCCTCATTTGAGAGGGCTCTGGCCCTGGTGGCCAATGATGAAGAGCAGGCTGATGTATGGTACAACATAGGTCACGTGGCTGTG GGCATAGGGGACTTGACACTGGCCTACCAGTGTTTTAAACTGGCTTTAGCTTTTAATAATGACCATGCTGAGGCCTACAACAACCTGGCTGTGCTGGAGCTGCGCAAAGGTCGCATTGAACAG TCTAAAGCCTTCCTGCAGACTGCTGCATCACTGGCCCCTCACATGTATGAGCCACACTTCAATTTCTCCATTCTCTCTGAAAAG ATTGGAGACCTTCAAAGCAGCTACACTGCCGCCCAAAAGTCTGAGGACTCCTTTCCAGAGCATGTCGACACTCAGCAGCTTCTTAAACAACTTCGGCAGCACTTTGCAGTCCTGTGA
- the LOC126401156 gene encoding CD209 antigen-like has product MEDRENSGGTSDGPYRKLTYSEDFGGDERTLFSNLEKHQVSMSMVRPDFSLNHYRLLTVSLAVLAVILLVVDIGLGVYYNKLTGGQSAVMDISREVAKLQAAYNTAIQSRDDAKKELAREISEQQITKWEFEHEHKRSKTYEKQADKLQMDIAALKSHMPMLKQGCRHCLPGWTFMNSLCYYFPFSEDISRRPWQEARNFCTKQGGNLAVIDSREKHLAVTNLINNYHDATRPISQTGFWIGLRDVQEEGNWRWLDGTRLAQGYWNDGEPNNQGNEDCAAAYPRSNPFKSWNDAPCNYDLKWICEMTPRSAG; this is encoded by the exons ATGGAGGACAGAGAAAATTCAGGTGGCACTTCTGACGGTCCATACAGAAAACTGACTTATTCAGAGGACTTTGGCGGAGATGAGCGCACTCTTTTCTCAAACCTAGAAAAGCACCAAG TGTCCATGTCCATGGTGAGACCCGATTTCAGTTtgaatcattacagactgctcaCAGTGAGCCTGGCAGTGCTCGCTGTCATTCTACTTGTGGTTGACATCGGCCTGGGAGTCTACT ATAACAAACTTACTGGTGGGCAATCTGCAGTAATGGACATCAGCAGAGAGGTGGCCAAATTGCAGGCTGCGTACAACACTGCAATTCAAAGCAGGGATGATGCCAAGAAAGAGTTGGCAAGAGAGATCAGTGAGCAGCAAATTACTAAGTGGGAGTTTGAACATGAGCATAAAAGAAGCAAAACCTACGAAAAGCAGGCTGACAAACTTCAAATGGACATTGCAGCGTTGAAATCCCACATGCCAATGCTTA AGCAGGGCTGCAGACACTGCCTACCAGGATGGACTTTCATGAATTCACTGTGTTACTACTTCCCTTTCTCTGAGGACATTTCACGCAGACCATGGCAGGAAGCCAGAAATTTTTGCACAAAACAAGGAGGCAACTTGGCAGTGATagacagcagagaaaaacaT CTGGCAGTTACCAACTTGATAAATAATTATCACGATGCTACAAGACCCATAAGCCAGACTGGTTTCTGGATCGGACTGAGAGATGTGCAGGAGGAAGGGAATTGGAGATGGCTGGATGGAACAAGACTGGCTCAGGG ATACTGGAATGATGGAGAGCCCAACAACCAGGGTAATGAGGACTGTGCAGCAGCATATCCCAGAAGCAACCCCTTTAAGTCCTGGAATGATGCTCCATGCAATTATGACCTGAAATGGATTTGCGAAATGACACCAAGATCTGCAggttaa